In Pseudonocardia sp. DSM 110487, the sequence CCTCGTCGATCGTGGCCGAGATGACCTCGGTGTCGCCGCTGTTGATGGCCTCGTTGAGGCGCCGCAGCATCGCCTTGTTGTCGGCTTCCTGGATGGATGACATGTGTGGCTACTCCTTAGGTGTGCTGTCCATGGCTGCCTCATCGAGGGCGTTGGGTGGGTCAGAAGCTGTAGGGCCTGCTGGACGGCTGGCTGTTCGAGCTGTTCGGGCACGAGAACGTGCACTTCGACGATCCGGATGCGCGCACGCCGATCCGGTCTTCTGTGGTCACCGGGACGTGCGGCACGACCTGTTGGACGAGGCGGTGGCGTTCGCGGAGTACGTGGACCGGAGCGCGGATCTCCGCGCGTCGTATAGCCGCCGAGGCGAGGGGGCTGCTGGGTGGGATGAGGCAGATTCATCGCGACCTCGACAGGTCGGCGGGCGAGCGGGCCCGGCTGCTGACCGAGGCCGCTGGAGTACTCGCCGAGCTCGATGCCGAAGTTCGGCGTGGTGCACGGGTGCGCCAGTATGCCTTGGGGAGCGCTCGGAAGATCCTCGACCAGCCTTACCGGGCCAAACCGCGTGGCTTGGTCGACGATCTGATGGCAGCCTTCCGCCCGAAGCCATCGTCCATTATTGAGTCGCTGCAGATGAGCTGCTGGCCCAGGTCTGGGCCAGCATCACTGTGCCGCCCGCCAGTATGAGTGCGCCCAGCGGGACGTGGACTGCCGCTGTTCCCATCCAACCGATCACGCCCTGGGCGATTGCCAGAGAAAACCCGACGGCGCTGGTGATCAAGAACCGCGCGTTCCCGCCGCCGGTTCGCCAGACCAGAATCGCGCTGATCAGTTGTGCGAGGCCGGCGAGATAGACCAGTAGCGCGCCCGCGTTGTGGATGTCACGTCCACCGGGAGTCGACAGCAGCAGTCCGGCGGTGACCGCTTGGATGACCAGCGCGGCCGTCCACAGAGTCGCGGTGATGCGCATGAGAGGGAGGAATCTCGACGTTGCCACGGGTAGTGCTCCTTCCGGTGGCCGCGACGGTCTTCATGCGCGGCGCAAGGCAAAGGTTCGAATATCCGAGCTAGTTGGTGGAGCACGCGGCGATGGGGACTTTGGCAAGACGCGAAGAAGGGCTTGCTGCTGTCGGCCCGCAGCCGGGGGTTCACGGGATACGCCATAGCTTCAGTGCGTGTCAGTTCGTGGTCCAGGGTCGGAGTTTCTCGGGGTTGCGTATCGCCCAGATCTGTGTGATGCGCCCGTCTGCGAAGTCGAACGCGTACACGGTCACGGTGGTGCCGTTGTGCTGGGCGATCAGGCCGGGTTGGCCGTTGACGGTGCGTTCCAGGATCGTCAGGTTGGATAGCGTGGCGGCGAGGTCGACGAATGCGCGCACGATCTGCTCGCGGCCTACGGCTGGGTGGGGTAGGGCCGTGGCGAGGCCGCCGCTGTCGGCGATCGCGGTGGCGTTCGGGTCGAGGAGGCCGATGAGGGCATCGATGTCCCCGGCTTCCCAGGCCTGTTTGAAGTCTCTGACGATGTCGGCCTGCTGGGCTGTCGGGGTCGGGGTTGTCTGTGAGACGCGGACGCGGCGGCGGGCCGAGGAGGCCAGTTGGCGGCATGCCGCCGGGGTGCGGCCAACGATCTCGGCTACTTCGGCGAAGGAGTAGCCGAAGACGTCGTGCAGGACGAGCGCGACGCGTTGGGCCGGGGTCATCGATTCGAGCACGACGAGGAAGGCCATGGTGATCGACTCGTCGAGGGTGATCCGGTCGGCCGGGTCTGCCGTGGTGCCGCCCGCCTGCCCGTTGATCCACTTCGAGGCATCGGGCAGCGGTTCGGGGATCCAGTCGCCCACGTAGCGCTCTCGCCGGGCTCGCGCTGAGCCGAGCAGGTTGAGGCAGATGCGGCTGGCGACCGTCGTCAGCCAGGCGCCGGGGGATTCGATGGCCTCCTGCTGCTGGGGGGACATGGCATACCAGCGGGCGTAGGTCTCCTGGACGGCGTCCTCGGCCTCGGCCAGCGAACCCAGTAGCCGGTAGGCGAGATTGATCAACTGACGCCGTTCGCTCATGATCGCGCTCAGGCCTGGATCGAGCGGGTCATCTCTGCGAGGGCCCTGTCCTGGCCCGGATGGGGTGGTCATGGCGCCGGCGGCTCCTCTCGTCGCATCTACCCCTTCAGCAGTCCGACAAGACAGCCCACCGAACCGTGAGGTCCGAGCCCGCCTGACATTCGCCAGGGCTGGGTTGTCGTACTACCAGAGACGAACACACCAACCAGCGGGAGAAGCACATGGACGCGCGCATCAGCCTCTACGAGACCACAATCGGCGTGAAGTACGCCAAGCGCCTCGTCTCCGCGGCTCAAGCCATAGCCGAGTCGACCCTTCCCGCCGCGACGCAGGAACTGGTCAGGCTTCGAGCCAGCCAGATCAACGGCTGCGGGGCGTGCACCGACATGCACACCAAGGACGCCGCTCACGCCGGAGAAAGCCAGCTTCGCATTAATCTGGTGGCGACCTGGCGAGAAGCAACCGTCTTCACCGAAGCCGAACGCGCAGCCCTCGAACTCAGCGAGCAAGGAACCCGCATCGCCGACGCAGCGGGCGGCGTCACCGACGAGGCTTGGGCCAACGCCGCCCAGCACTACGACGCGGAACAGCTCGGGGCGCTGGTAGCGCTGATCGCCGACATCAACACCTGGAACCGCCTCAACGTCATCACCCGCCAGCCGGCCGGTGACTACCAACCCGGCCAGAAGGGCTTCTTGGTGCGGAGACGGGCCCGGGCACTCGGCTGCCCTCCGGAAGT encodes:
- the sigJ gene encoding RNA polymerase sigma factor SigJ — translated: MTTPSGPGQGPRRDDPLDPGLSAIMSERRQLINLAYRLLGSLAEAEDAVQETYARWYAMSPQQQEAIESPGAWLTTVASRICLNLLGSARARRERYVGDWIPEPLPDASKWINGQAGGTTADPADRITLDESITMAFLVVLESMTPAQRVALVLHDVFGYSFAEVAEIVGRTPAACRQLASSARRRVRVSQTTPTPTAQQADIVRDFKQAWEAGDIDALIGLLDPNATAIADSGGLATALPHPAVGREQIVRAFVDLAATLSNLTILERTVNGQPGLIAQHNGTTVTVYAFDFADGRITQIWAIRNPEKLRPWTTN